The Clostridium beijerinckii genomic sequence ACAAAGTCAACGCTATCCCATTTTCCAATTACTTCAGGATCATTAATAAAAGGATAGTCAACTTTATCAGCTCTCGTTTCAACTTCATTACCAGACATATTAGTATTGAGTGATGGTGTAGAACTAACTTTTTTCAATACGTAATAGCAAGGTTTCTCTCCTCTAATTGTATAATCCCCGCTCTTCCATTGAAAGAACATATAAGTTGAACCATCAATATCTTTGATTACATAACTACTGTCAGTTTTGTCAGCATCATTAAGAATGTGATCCTTAGTCCATGTAAATACAGTTCTTGCTACCTTCCCATCTTCTGTAAAATTTAATTCTTTAACATATAGATCACCTTTGAATTTCTTATCATTTACATTGAAATCTTCTATGTTTTCAACAAAATCTACACCTTGCCACTCACCTATTATATTAGGATCATTAACAAAAGCATAATCAATTTTATCTACATTTACTGCATTACTTGCTCCATTTATATTTGCAGATGCTTTTGCATCAGTAAGTGCAATACCGCTAATTACAAGTAGAGATGCAACTGCCATTGCAGAAAATCTATAGGCCTTTTTATTAAAAACTTTTATCATAACAATTCTCCTTTTTACTTCAGATTTATTATTTACTATGGAAGTTGCCCCAACTAAATGAACTGACTTTGAAAAATGTTCTATTAAATTTATGATTGTAAATCCATATTCCGCAACTTCTTCATCTTCCGTATAAGAAAGTGCAAGTGAATCACAGCATATTTCCATATCCTCTTTCATCTTTCTAAGACCATAATGAATAATTGGATTAAACCAATAAATAGTCTTTAAAAAAATTATTATCCAGTTTATAGCTATATCTTTACGTTTAAAGTGAGATAATTCATGAAGAAATACATATCTTAATTTATCAACAGATATTATCTTATGAATATCCTTTGGAATTAGAATCATTGGATTAAAGTAACCCAGTAGTGCTGGCGTCTTTACGCTAGAAGTCTCAACTAGCAGTATATCTCTTTTAATTTTCATTTTATTTTGGCAATATTTTAAAACATCTAAAAATTCTATGTTATTTTGTATGGACTCGCTACTTATTTTATTTCTTAGTTTTTTATATGCAAATAGGATATATGTGAATATAAACACTGCTCCCATAAGCCATATAAAACTCAATATAGTTAAACTTGATAAACTATACCCATTAATTTCGTTATTGCTAAAATCAATGGAATTTATAGTTCCTAGGATAACATCATGATTAGACATAGAACTAGATTGGCCGCTACCCTTTTCTAACATACTTCCAAAATGTACTTCCTTATTAGGAATTAATAGCAATATATTTTTTCCTAATTTATTTATAAGATTAAACATGCTTAAAGTGCTCTCAGGAAGCTTAAATATGGTTAAACGCAGTATTACTAAAAACCATAATGCATACTGAAACTTTATACCTATTCTCTCTTTGTAAAATCTTCTAAAAATTAAAATTAAACAAATCAATATGCTACCAGTAATAGATGTTTGAAATATTATTTTAAATAGCTGATCAAGATAATTAAAATACTCGTACATACACTACTTATTCCTCTCGTCTAATATCCTTTTAAGATCATCTATATCTTCTTTGCTTAAATCACTTTCTTTTATAAAACTTACTAGCATATTTTTAATAGCTCCATTATAAACTTTACTTAAGAACGTTTGATTCTCTGCACGTATGCATTCATTTTCATTTACAATTGGATAATATAAGTATTTTCTACCTTCTTCTTTAAATCCAAGTGCATTTTTGCTAACTAGTCTGCTTATTAATGTCTTTATTGTTTTAGGCTTCCAATCTTTTGTATCTTCTAATGCCTCAATAATTTGATTTGATGTGCGTGGTGAATCTGTCCAGACAATTTTCATAACTTCCCATTCTGCCTCAGATATCTTAGGTATTTCTCCCATAACTTTCACTCCTCTTTTTTGTATTACAATTGTAATCTACAATTAGAATACAACTGTAATCCTTAATTGTCAATATATGTTTTGAATAAATTTCAGATTAAATATCAATACTATATACGTATCTATTTTAGAATATC encodes the following:
- a CDS encoding M56 family metallopeptidase; translation: MYEYFNYLDQLFKIIFQTSITGSILICLILIFRRFYKERIGIKFQYALWFLVILRLTIFKLPESTLSMFNLINKLGKNILLLIPNKEVHFGSMLEKGSGQSSSMSNHDVILGTINSIDFSNNEINGYSLSSLTILSFIWLMGAVFIFTYILFAYKKLRNKISSESIQNNIEFLDVLKYCQNKMKIKRDILLVETSSVKTPALLGYFNPMILIPKDIHKIISVDKLRYVFLHELSHFKRKDIAINWIIIFLKTIYWFNPIIHYGLRKMKEDMEICCDSLALSYTEDEEVAEYGFTIINLIEHFSKSVHLVGATSIVNNKSEVKRRIVMIKVFNKKAYRFSAMAVASLLVISGIALTDAKASANINGASNAVNVDKIDYAFVNDPNIIGEWQGVDFVENIEDFNVNDKKFKGDLYVKELNFTEDGKVARTVFTWTKDHILNDADKTDSSYVIKDIDGSTYMFFQWKSGDYTIRGEKPCYYVLKKVSSTPSLNTNMSGNEVETRADKVDYPFINDPEVIGKWDSVDFVEDINNFNPEKKSWNGDLYLNNLIFDENGKIENKNITWTKDLVLNTSDKTASKYIIKEINGSKYMFFEWKNGDYIERGATPWYYVLKQAK
- a CDS encoding CopY/TcrY family copper transport repressor gives rise to the protein MGEIPKISEAEWEVMKIVWTDSPRTSNQIIEALEDTKDWKPKTIKTLISRLVSKNALGFKEEGRKYLYYPIVNENECIRAENQTFLSKVYNGAIKNMLVSFIKESDLSKEDIDDLKRILDERNK